The Solibacillus sp. FSL R7-0682 genome includes a window with the following:
- the gpsB gene encoding cell division regulator GpsB translates to MDIKLTADYILEKEFKKSMKGYNVDEVDQFLDLIREDYDSFATKIAALEEENERLKQELSSSSRKVTPTQPNTNTTNFDILKRLSNLEKHVFGSKLYE, encoded by the coding sequence ATGGATATTAAATTAACGGCTGACTATATATTAGAAAAAGAATTTAAAAAAAGCATGAAGGGCTATAATGTGGATGAGGTGGATCAATTTTTAGATTTAATTCGTGAAGACTATGATTCATTTGCGACAAAAATTGCAGCGTTGGAAGAAGAAAATGAACGTTTAAAGCAGGAATTAAGTAGCAGTAGTCGAAAAGTGACACCGACACAACCAAACACTAATACGACAAATTTTGATATTTTAAAACGTCTTTCAAATTTAGAAAAGCATGTGTTTGGTAGCAAACTATACGAATAG
- a CDS encoding ribonuclease H-like domain-containing protein — protein MSYENKILQMKKMLGRKTEKNVEKHKFVKPERPTYTAQWQQAGLELIENEFGIVFKREVRYSFDYEHGHYKLGELFTALQRWSALDDDHPFALTDDEKIVFFDTETTGLKGAGTHIFLLGFLEATDEEFVLTQFVLADPSNEAALLFESKLWQRLITVVSYNGKSFDWPQLEVRWTLNKQHIPKLKTQRQVDLLHSTKRLWKDDLSKMKLTQVEQEKLGFSRKGDIPGHLAPIIYFDAVKSGNATTLMKVLLHNEWDLLSLVTLYVHSTNLLLQSIGEESATTYTNIGKWFGDLKKRQTSEEILKAVTKQFDSRETGFAHFYLAFELKRNGEYHLAVEAFHSALPTIPEKKQLLAYEQLAMLYEHQLKDYKQASTYSEIGLNLVERIVFMKQEQQQKQIQNWKKRLVRIQNKLQ, from the coding sequence ATGTCGTATGAAAATAAAATTTTGCAAATGAAAAAAATGCTTGGTAGAAAAACAGAAAAAAATGTTGAAAAGCATAAGTTCGTAAAACCCGAACGTCCGACCTATACAGCGCAATGGCAACAAGCAGGGCTTGAGCTAATCGAAAATGAGTTTGGCATTGTGTTTAAGCGTGAAGTACGTTATTCATTTGATTATGAGCATGGTCACTATAAATTAGGTGAACTATTCACTGCGCTTCAACGATGGAGTGCCTTAGACGACGACCATCCATTTGCGTTAACAGATGATGAAAAAATTGTATTTTTTGATACCGAAACGACGGGATTAAAAGGAGCAGGCACGCATATCTTTTTATTAGGCTTTTTAGAGGCGACAGATGAAGAATTCGTGTTAACTCAATTTGTATTAGCAGATCCATCCAATGAAGCTGCACTTTTATTTGAGTCAAAGTTATGGCAACGTCTCATAACCGTTGTTTCGTATAACGGAAAAAGCTTTGACTGGCCACAGTTAGAAGTTCGCTGGACATTAAACAAACAACATATTCCTAAATTAAAAACGCAGCGTCAAGTTGATTTACTGCATAGTACAAAACGTTTATGGAAAGATGATTTGTCAAAAATGAAGCTAACCCAGGTCGAACAAGAGAAGTTAGGTTTCAGTCGTAAAGGAGATATTCCAGGTCATCTAGCACCAATTATTTATTTTGATGCAGTGAAAAGTGGAAATGCCACAACGTTAATGAAGGTGCTTTTGCACAATGAATGGGATTTACTTTCGTTGGTTACGCTTTATGTACATTCAACTAATTTACTTTTGCAATCAATCGGTGAAGAGTCTGCCACAACGTATACGAATATCGGAAAATGGTTTGGCGATTTAAAAAAACGACAAACGAGTGAAGAAATATTAAAGGCTGTTACAAAGCAATTTGATTCGCGTGAGACGGGTTTTGCCCATTTTTATTTAGCGTTTGAATTAAAGAGAAATGGAGAATATCATCTAGCTGTTGAGGCTTTTCATTCTGCTTTGCCTACCATTCCAGAAAAAAAGCAGTTGCTAGCATATGAACAATTGGCGATGCTTTATGAACATCAATTGAAGGATTATAAACAGGCAAGCACATATTCTGAGATAGGGTTGAATTTAGTTGAACGCATTGTTTTTATGAAACAGGAGCAGCAACAAAAACAAATCCAAAATTGGAAAAAGCGACTCGTGCGTATACAAAATAAATTGCAATAA
- the recU gene encoding Holliday junction resolvase RecU: MVLRYPNGKLYNASPKAETKEKKDNKKKREVSYSNRGKSLEDDLNETNQFYLQRNLANIHKKPVPIQIVKVDYPVRSAAVIREAYFRTPSTTDYNGVWNGYYIDFEAKETDSKTSFPLKNIHPHQMEHMKAVVSMRGIAFFIIRFSTLNRNFLMPYLKIEEFWVCMQDGGRKSIPLAIFETHAYEIKEGYLPRLDYLEAVEKFIANDIVCESEEK; the protein is encoded by the coding sequence ATGGTTTTACGGTATCCAAATGGAAAGTTATATAATGCCTCTCCAAAAGCTGAGACAAAAGAAAAGAAAGACAACAAAAAAAAACGGGAAGTTTCCTATAGTAACCGGGGAAAAAGCTTAGAAGATGACTTAAATGAAACAAATCAGTTTTATTTACAACGAAATTTGGCAAACATTCACAAGAAACCTGTTCCGATTCAAATCGTCAAAGTAGATTATCCGGTAAGAAGTGCAGCAGTTATTCGAGAAGCATATTTTCGAACGCCTTCTACAACGGATTATAATGGCGTATGGAATGGTTATTACATTGATTTTGAGGCAAAGGAAACTGATAGTAAAACTTCCTTTCCACTAAAAAACATTCATCCCCATCAAATGGAGCATATGAAAGCGGTCGTCAGCATGCGAGGGATTGCCTTTTTCATCATTCGTTTTAGCACATTAAACCGTAATTTTTTAATGCCCTATCTTAAAATTGAGGAATTTTGGGTATGTATGCAAGACGGTGGAAGAAAATCAATACCATTAGCTATTTTTGAAACCCATGCTTATGAAATTAAAGAAGGGTATTTACCACGCCTTGATTATTTAGAGGCAGTGGAAAAGTTTATCGCAAACGATATTGTTTGTGAAAGTGAGGAGAAATAA
- a CDS encoding YppE family protein, with amino-acid sequence MQLLNDTKLLIEECQNSLNRFQEMRRLDKDPDFFEEVKPHADKIHALINAWQHTANLWIQKNRPKNLYAQQIDHAADAMEQFVVQSFYKGTSKKRFVQSIQSAQYTLSILKRKLEEGDSDAE; translated from the coding sequence ATGCAATTATTGAACGATACGAAATTATTAATAGAAGAATGTCAAAATTCCCTTAATCGCTTCCAAGAGATGCGACGACTCGATAAAGATCCAGATTTTTTTGAGGAAGTAAAGCCCCATGCAGACAAAATTCATGCATTAATAAACGCGTGGCAACATACAGCAAATTTATGGATTCAAAAAAATAGACCTAAAAATTTGTATGCACAACAAATTGACCATGCAGCTGATGCAATGGAGCAATTTGTTGTGCAATCCTTTTATAAAGGCACGAGTAAAAAGCGTTTTGTTCAATCGATACAATCAGCTCAATATACGCTATCTATTTTAAAAAGAAAGCTTGAAGAAGGTGATTCGGATGCTGAGTAA
- a CDS encoding PBP1A family penicillin-binding protein, which produces MTERRRTREEIQRERQQQKKQSKKSGTPAGKWIKRILLTILFLGVLGFVGGAGLFAYYVSKAPELDEELLKDPISSEFYDVNGELFATIGVESRKYVKYEDIPQQMIDAIIATEDARFFEHFGVDLWRLGGAVLANVRDGFGAQGASTITQQVVKNSFFTNEKKLERKAQEAWLAIQLERQYSKEEIFEMYFNKVLMSGRIHGFGTAAKEFYGKELDELTLSEAAQLAGMPQSPNNFNPYKNPERAEKRRNIVLSLMVQHDKISEAKAKEAKEVNITAGLVPEEQRVANSTTKYPAFLDVVLSELEENGDAELISEGIKVYTTLDPKAQSIVESVMNDDSNFPTENIEAGVAVVDTKTGELRAIGGGRNYTGEFNYNFAYDNKYRSPGSTLKPLVDYAPAIEYLKWSTGKTTEDKPMTYTGSKQVITNWDSKYLGTMSIREALYTSRNIPAVKTFKEVGADRSKEFLSNIGIKTDNLVESDAIGGGHVTISPIQMAASYAALGNNGTYNNAHTISKIVFRDGKSSKSYKKESKIAMSDYTAYMVTDILRDVVSNKRNASAPRAMVSGVDIAGKTGTTNYSSDEFSKFNLKKNSVPDTWFAGYSTNYSIAIWGGYSLRKDAITTWDERWMPQYLFKSIMTDLNKHNPADSFKQPSSVVSATIEIGTEPLKLASEHTPSNMRRTELFVKGTQPTEVSEEYVQKVVEPPTNLQATYNNVAQLADLTWSHPSLTQTDTDDDEAEPVTFEVSMAAEGSSPTVVTTTSATAVQIPGLLPGTAYKFTVTAISGDIRSEPASVTLFVEGEITPPEPTEPEDPNDSIEDPNTSPPEKPDNNGGNNNSGNGNGNGNGNNNGNGNGNGNNNGGETPTNPTNPSQPSGPGSGEEQPPDESNDD; this is translated from the coding sequence GTGACTGAAAGAAGAAGAACTCGTGAAGAAATTCAACGCGAGCGTCAACAACAAAAAAAACAATCCAAAAAATCCGGTACACCAGCAGGTAAATGGATAAAGAGGATTTTATTAACAATTTTATTTCTAGGTGTCCTAGGTTTTGTAGGGGGCGCTGGTCTTTTTGCCTACTATGTAAGTAAAGCACCTGAATTAGATGAAGAGCTGTTAAAAGATCCGATTTCTTCTGAATTTTATGATGTGAACGGTGAATTATTTGCAACAATCGGGGTCGAATCACGTAAATACGTAAAATATGAGGATATCCCTCAACAAATGATCGATGCGATTATTGCCACTGAAGATGCACGATTTTTTGAACACTTTGGTGTAGATTTATGGCGTCTAGGTGGAGCAGTGCTTGCTAACGTCCGAGATGGCTTTGGTGCACAAGGAGCAAGTACAATTACTCAACAAGTAGTTAAAAACTCCTTCTTTACGAATGAGAAGAAACTTGAACGTAAAGCACAGGAAGCTTGGCTCGCAATTCAATTAGAGCGTCAATATAGTAAAGAAGAAATTTTTGAAATGTACTTTAATAAAGTTCTAATGTCTGGTCGAATCCATGGCTTTGGTACAGCTGCAAAAGAATTTTATGGTAAGGAACTTGACGAATTAACATTGAGTGAAGCCGCTCAATTAGCTGGGATGCCACAAAGTCCAAACAACTTTAATCCATATAAAAATCCTGAGCGTGCGGAAAAGCGTCGTAATATCGTCCTTTCTTTAATGGTACAACACGACAAAATTTCAGAAGCAAAAGCAAAAGAAGCGAAAGAAGTTAATATAACAGCAGGTTTAGTACCAGAAGAGCAGCGTGTTGCGAATAGCACGACAAAATACCCTGCCTTTTTAGATGTGGTCTTATCTGAACTTGAAGAAAATGGCGATGCAGAATTAATTTCTGAGGGGATTAAGGTTTATACAACGCTTGATCCAAAAGCGCAATCAATCGTAGAATCTGTTATGAATGATGACAGTAACTTCCCAACTGAAAATATTGAAGCAGGTGTAGCAGTAGTCGATACAAAAACAGGTGAATTACGTGCTATAGGTGGTGGACGTAATTATACAGGCGAGTTCAATTACAACTTTGCCTATGATAATAAATACCGTTCACCGGGCTCTACGTTAAAGCCTTTAGTTGACTATGCTCCAGCGATTGAATATTTAAAATGGTCTACTGGTAAAACAACAGAAGATAAACCAATGACCTATACTGGTTCAAAACAAGTAATCACAAACTGGGATAGTAAATATTTAGGGACTATGTCAATACGTGAAGCATTATATACTTCACGTAATATCCCTGCGGTAAAGACATTTAAAGAGGTTGGTGCTGACCGCTCGAAAGAATTTTTATCAAATATTGGGATTAAAACAGACAACTTAGTAGAATCTGATGCAATTGGTGGTGGACACGTAACTATTTCCCCAATCCAAATGGCCGCTTCATACGCAGCCTTAGGTAATAACGGGACGTATAATAATGCGCATACTATTTCAAAAATTGTATTCCGTGACGGTAAATCATCAAAATCATATAAAAAAGAATCAAAAATTGCGATGAGTGATTATACAGCCTATATGGTAACAGATATTTTACGTGATGTTGTTAGTAATAAACGTAACGCATCAGCACCACGCGCAATGGTTTCAGGCGTTGATATCGCAGGTAAAACTGGAACAACAAACTATTCTTCCGATGAATTTAGTAAATTCAATTTAAAGAAAAATTCAGTTCCTGATACATGGTTTGCAGGCTACTCAACAAACTATTCGATCGCGATATGGGGGGGTTACTCTCTACGTAAGGATGCCATTACAACATGGGATGAGCGTTGGATGCCACAATATTTATTTAAATCAATTATGACAGATTTAAATAAGCACAATCCAGCTGATTCATTTAAACAACCAAGCTCTGTCGTTTCTGCAACGATTGAGATTGGAACAGAACCTTTAAAATTAGCAAGTGAGCACACACCTTCGAATATGCGTAGAACTGAGCTATTTGTAAAAGGTACTCAGCCAACAGAAGTTTCAGAAGAATATGTACAGAAAGTAGTAGAACCACCAACTAATTTACAAGCAACATACAATAACGTTGCCCAACTTGCAGATTTAACTTGGTCACATCCTTCGTTAACACAAACGGATACGGATGATGACGAAGCAGAACCAGTAACTTTCGAAGTTTCGATGGCTGCAGAAGGTTCATCACCAACAGTAGTAACGACAACTAGTGCAACAGCGGTTCAAATTCCGGGTCTCCTACCTGGCACTGCGTATAAATTTACCGTAACAGCAATTTCTGGAGATATACGAAGTGAACCTGCTTCCGTAACACTGTTTGTTGAAGGTGAAATTACACCACCTGAACCGACCGAGCCAGAGGATCCAAATGATTCAATAGAAGATCCAAACACATCACCACCTGAAAAGCCGGATAATAACGGTGGAAATAACAATTCAGGGAATGGAAATGGCAACGGGAATGGCAACAATAACGGTAACGGAAATGGCAATGGCAATAATAATGGAGGCGAAACGCCAACCAATCCAACCAATCCGTCACAACCATCCGGGCCAGGATCTGGTGAAGAACAACCACCAGATGAATCAAATGACGATTAA
- a CDS encoding molecular chaperone has translation MSKISMLVQQIDVAQQLLKMQVQLEQSKLIYEYYSQVLGAYQKVSLAEKHLQVKNTCSHISSTNE, from the coding sequence ATGTCAAAAATTTCAATGTTAGTCCAACAAATTGATGTAGCACAACAATTACTAAAGATGCAAGTACAGCTTGAGCAATCCAAGTTAATTTATGAATATTATTCTCAAGTTCTCGGAGCTTATCAAAAAGTAAGCTTAGCAGAAAAGCATTTGCAAGTAAAGAATACTTGTTCGCATATTAGTAGTACAAATGAATAG
- a CDS encoding EAL domain-containing protein, whose amino-acid sequence MNETLSNVANMQDLSLSQYPDFLIEKLFENITEGIMITDKKKRIITVNSAFEIVTGYNKEDVVGNRPSILQSGRHDKSFYDGMWQILEEQDMWEGEIWNRRKNGELYPEWLSIIAIHNEQNEITNYCGIFTDLSERKFVENELKKKTLQDSLTKVCNRFAYLEQMKTLIETTSDIIQPVQHAVFFMDLDRFKQVNDTLGHEIGDQLLIEVSKRIKGLLSTKDLLARYGGDEFVITLADIQHPREAAMFAKQIIQEIEKPIIIHDQEIFVSTSLGISIYPEDGTTTEELLNRADKAMTFSKDNGRNSFSFYFDDLNTDTKRLLILDSELRKAIENRDFSLAFQPKICIKTENIIGVEALVRWNNEKLGFVSPAEFIEYAEETGLIIPLSEIIFELACKGYNKLLREGYSKIPIAINVSSIHFQQQNFLESIQSILEKNNTSAHAFEIEVTERTVMNSANETVSKLVRLKQLGFKLSIDDFGTGYSSLSYLVRFPLDALKIDRSFIQQICSLAEKEAIVDAIIQMAHRLQMKVIAEGVENGQQVELLKSLGCDVIQGYYYSKPLPLEELVEFIQFWEIEHQGRI is encoded by the coding sequence TTGAACGAAACGTTGTCTAATGTAGCTAATATGCAAGATTTATCGTTGTCTCAGTATCCAGATTTTCTGATTGAAAAGTTATTTGAAAACATAACTGAAGGCATTATGATTACAGATAAAAAAAAGCGAATTATAACAGTTAACTCAGCCTTTGAAATTGTTACAGGCTATAATAAAGAAGACGTAGTAGGGAATCGCCCTTCAATCTTACAGTCAGGTAGGCATGATAAATCATTTTATGATGGTATGTGGCAAATACTTGAGGAACAAGATATGTGGGAAGGGGAAATTTGGAATCGACGAAAAAATGGAGAGTTATATCCAGAGTGGCTTTCGATTATTGCGATTCATAATGAACAGAACGAGATTACAAATTACTGCGGGATTTTTACTGATTTATCGGAGCGGAAATTTGTAGAGAATGAATTAAAAAAGAAAACATTGCAAGATTCTTTAACAAAAGTATGTAATCGATTTGCCTATTTAGAGCAAATGAAAACATTAATTGAAACAACTTCTGACATTATACAGCCAGTACAGCATGCAGTATTTTTTATGGACTTGGATCGATTTAAACAAGTAAATGACACGCTTGGACATGAAATTGGGGATCAGCTTCTAATCGAGGTTTCCAAACGTATTAAAGGCTTGTTAAGTACGAAGGATTTGTTAGCACGTTATGGTGGAGATGAGTTCGTTATCACATTGGCTGATATACAGCACCCACGTGAGGCAGCTATGTTCGCAAAGCAAATTATTCAAGAAATTGAAAAGCCAATTATAATTCATGATCAGGAAATTTTTGTTTCAACGAGTTTAGGTATTAGTATTTATCCTGAAGATGGTACGACGACTGAAGAGTTATTAAATCGTGCAGATAAGGCGATGACATTTTCAAAAGATAATGGTCGAAATAGTTTTTCTTTTTATTTTGATGACTTAAACACAGATACGAAGCGCTTGTTAATATTAGATAGTGAATTGCGCAAAGCAATTGAAAATCGCGATTTTTCATTAGCATTTCAGCCGAAAATTTGTATTAAAACTGAAAATATAATAGGTGTTGAAGCACTAGTTCGTTGGAATAATGAAAAATTAGGCTTTGTATCACCAGCAGAATTTATAGAGTATGCAGAAGAAACAGGACTGATTATTCCTTTAAGCGAAATAATTTTTGAGTTAGCTTGTAAAGGGTATAATAAATTATTAAGAGAAGGTTACTCAAAAATTCCAATTGCAATTAATGTTTCAAGTATTCATTTCCAACAACAAAACTTCTTAGAATCCATACAATCCATCTTAGAAAAAAACAATACATCAGCTCATGCATTTGAAATTGAAGTAACTGAACGTACAGTCATGAATAGTGCGAATGAAACTGTGAGTAAATTGGTAAGGCTAAAACAGTTAGGTTTTAAATTATCCATCGATGATTTCGGAACAGGCTATTCATCATTAAGTTATTTAGTGCGTTTCCCTTTAGATGCATTAAAAATTGATCGAAGCTTTATTCAGCAAATATGTTCGCTAGCAGAAAAAGAAGCGATTGTGGATGCGATTATTCAAATGGCACATCGCTTACAAATGAAAGTGATTGCAGAAGGTGTAGAAAATGGACAACAAGTAGAACTACTAAAATCTCTAGGGTGTGATGTTATTCAAGGCTATTATTACAGTAAGCCATTGCCGCTTGAAGAATTAGTAGAGTTTATTCAATTTTGGGAAATCGAACATCAAGGAAGGATATAA
- the nth gene encoding endonuclease III has protein sequence MLTKAKWNYFLDEMDRMYPDAHCELVHDNAFELTIATLLSAQCTDVLVNKVTKQLFQKYKTPQDYLNVSLEELQNDIRSIGLYRNKAKNIQLLCARLLNEYDGEVPASRDELVTLPGVGRKTANVVLSVAFDIPAMAVDTHVERVTKRLGLCRWKDSVLEVEETIMKKTPIERWSRAHHQIIFFGRYHCKAQNPGCHTCPLLADCREGQKRLKKGLVKS, from the coding sequence GTGTTAACAAAGGCCAAGTGGAATTATTTTTTAGATGAGATGGATCGTATGTATCCGGATGCTCATTGTGAATTAGTTCATGACAATGCATTTGAGCTAACAATTGCTACATTGTTGTCCGCTCAATGTACAGATGTATTAGTGAATAAAGTGACGAAACAATTATTTCAAAAATATAAAACACCACAAGATTATTTAAATGTCTCATTAGAAGAGCTTCAAAACGATATTCGTTCGATTGGTTTGTATCGTAATAAAGCGAAAAATATTCAGCTTTTATGTGCGCGGTTACTTAATGAATATGACGGTGAAGTACCAGCTTCTCGCGATGAACTTGTAACTTTGCCAGGTGTTGGTCGGAAAACCGCGAATGTTGTATTATCGGTTGCATTTGATATACCTGCAATGGCAGTTGATACACATGTCGAGCGAGTGACGAAGCGTTTAGGACTTTGTCGCTGGAAAGATAGTGTGTTAGAGGTAGAGGAAACAATCATGAAAAAAACACCGATTGAACGTTGGAGTCGAGCCCATCATCAAATAATTTTCTTTGGTCGCTATCATTGTAAAGCGCAAAATCCAGGATGTCATACTTGTCCGCTATTGGCTGATTGTCGTGAGGGACAGAAACGTTTGAAAAAGGGCTTGGTGAAATCATGA
- a CDS encoding YpoC family protein gives MIVVNKEAISKEAVDLWYEQWESLSEEIHAAHDRRDGSAFGLMEKGIEQFEHFLVGCSLNNVSFEKDGHYELMPINGMERFQFIKKRPAQYACYRQLDELYKETKKRCARLRLVK, from the coding sequence ATGATTGTTGTTAATAAAGAGGCCATTTCAAAAGAAGCAGTTGATCTTTGGTATGAACAGTGGGAAAGCTTGAGTGAAGAAATTCATGCGGCACATGATCGACGTGATGGTTCTGCTTTTGGTTTAATGGAAAAGGGAATTGAACAGTTTGAGCATTTTCTCGTTGGATGCTCATTGAATAATGTCTCGTTCGAGAAAGATGGACACTATGAGTTAATGCCGATTAATGGGATGGAGCGTTTTCAATTTATTAAGAAGCGTCCTGCCCAATATGCGTGCTATCGTCAATTGGACGAGCTTTATAAGGAGACAAAAAAGCGTTGTGCACGGTTACGATTAGTTAAATAA
- a CDS encoding DEAD/DEAH box helicase, which translates to MLSKKRSLHQLLNEWQYDAELKQNIVGWHTLDGKEAAYATFPEVLHPSIKKALHKRGIEKLYTHQREAFDFAQQGKSFTAITPTASGKSYCYHLPVLQKILEDSSSRAIYLFPTKALAQDQKVDLNELIELMNEEILSYTYDGDTAPGIRQKIRKAGHIVMTNPDMLHSGILPHHTKWVSLFENLKYIVIDELHTYKGVFGSHVAHVIRRLQRICAFYGSNPVIICTSATIKNPKELAETLTNTKHELISRSGAPIGKKTFIFYNPPIIHPTFGVRRSAVLEVRDLSKRLYEAGIQTIIFAKSRVRVEMLVTYLKSLTSKKILDDSIQGYRGGYLPSERREIEKGLRDGAIQMVVSTNALELGVDIGQLQACIMTGYPGNIASAWQQAGRAGRRQDEALIIYVAQSTALDQFIVQHPSYLLGSSPEEARINPENMLILMDHLKCAAFELPFSMSDSYGEFEIQELLAYLQEEGVLVQTSTQWHWMSDRFPAHDVSLRSAAQENVVIIDISTPAKTKVLGEMDTYSAMTLLHEEAIYLHQGIQFQVEKLDWEEKKAFVREVDVDYFTDANLAVELKVLSEDKSATYNNATVSFGDVSLLAIPTIFKKIRFHTHDNIGSGPISIPPMEMHTNATWMSFDLPPNWTEEQLTDALTGAAYAMGSFIPLFIHCDRSDVSVVPQVKAVHNEKPTLFIYDSYPGGIGLSERVYDILLSLLEKTRSHVLTCPCENGCPSCIGAQDSLGNSKKQVMKILDILVNEMM; encoded by the coding sequence ATGCTGAGTAAAAAACGTTCACTTCATCAGCTATTAAACGAATGGCAATATGATGCAGAGCTTAAGCAAAATATTGTTGGCTGGCATACACTTGATGGCAAAGAGGCAGCATATGCAACGTTTCCTGAAGTCCTTCACCCTTCAATAAAAAAAGCATTGCATAAACGAGGGATAGAAAAGCTTTATACACATCAACGTGAGGCTTTTGATTTTGCCCAGCAAGGAAAGAGTTTTACAGCGATTACACCGACTGCTTCAGGGAAGTCATACTGTTATCATTTACCAGTTTTACAAAAAATATTAGAGGATTCTTCAAGTCGTGCAATTTATTTATTTCCAACGAAGGCACTTGCACAAGACCAGAAGGTCGATTTAAATGAATTAATCGAGCTAATGAACGAGGAAATTTTAAGTTATACGTATGATGGGGATACTGCACCAGGCATCCGCCAAAAAATTCGAAAGGCCGGGCATATCGTGATGACAAATCCAGATATGCTGCATTCAGGAATTTTACCGCATCATACAAAATGGGTTTCGCTATTTGAAAATTTAAAGTACATCGTAATTGATGAACTACATACGTATAAAGGCGTCTTTGGTTCACATGTGGCACATGTTATTCGCCGATTACAACGAATTTGTGCCTTTTATGGGAGTAATCCAGTCATTATTTGTACAAGTGCGACAATCAAAAACCCGAAAGAGTTAGCAGAGACGTTGACAAATACGAAACATGAGCTTATTTCGCGCTCAGGTGCACCAATCGGCAAAAAAACATTTATATTTTATAATCCGCCCATTATTCATCCAACGTTTGGGGTGCGACGTAGTGCAGTGTTAGAAGTGCGCGATTTATCAAAACGACTTTATGAGGCGGGCATTCAAACGATTATTTTTGCAAAATCTCGTGTACGTGTTGAAATGCTAGTTACCTATTTAAAGTCATTAACGTCTAAGAAAATTTTAGACGACTCCATTCAAGGCTATCGAGGCGGCTATTTACCAAGTGAACGGCGTGAAATCGAAAAAGGATTACGTGATGGTGCCATTCAAATGGTTGTCAGTACGAATGCTTTAGAATTAGGGGTTGATATAGGGCAATTGCAAGCGTGTATAATGACAGGTTACCCGGGAAATATTGCGAGTGCCTGGCAGCAAGCAGGTCGTGCTGGGAGACGTCAAGATGAAGCATTAATAATATATGTAGCGCAATCCACTGCGCTTGATCAATTCATCGTACAACACCCAAGTTATCTATTAGGTAGCTCTCCAGAAGAGGCTCGTATTAATCCAGAAAATATGCTGATATTAATGGACCATTTAAAATGTGCGGCTTTTGAATTGCCTTTTTCAATGTCAGATAGCTACGGAGAATTCGAAATTCAGGAATTGCTAGCCTATCTACAAGAAGAAGGTGTACTCGTTCAAACGAGTACACAATGGCATTGGATGAGTGATCGCTTCCCAGCTCATGATGTTTCGTTACGTTCAGCAGCACAGGAAAATGTCGTCATCATTGATATTTCAACGCCAGCGAAAACAAAGGTGCTTGGTGAAATGGATACGTATAGTGCGATGACACTTTTACATGAAGAGGCAATCTATTTACATCAAGGAATTCAATTCCAAGTAGAGAAGCTTGACTGGGAGGAAAAAAAGGCCTTCGTACGCGAAGTGGATGTAGATTATTTTACGGATGCGAACTTAGCGGTAGAATTAAAAGTATTAAGTGAGGATAAAAGTGCAACTTACAACAATGCTACTGTTAGCTTTGGGGATGTAAGTTTACTTGCTATCCCAACAATTTTCAAAAAAATTCGCTTTCACACACATGACAATATCGGTTCTGGACCAATTTCGATTCCACCGATGGAAATGCATACAAATGCAACGTGGATGAGCTTTGATTTACCTCCCAATTGGACAGAAGAGCAATTAACAGATGCACTTACTGGCGCGGCCTATGCGATGGGAAGCTTTATTCCATTGTTTATTCACTGTGATCGTTCGGATGTTTCCGTTGTGCCGCAAGTTAAGGCGGTTCATAATGAAAAACCAACGCTATTTATTTACGATAGCTATCCAGGAGGGATTGGCTTAAGTGAACGTGTGTATGATATTTTATTGTCACTTCTTGAGAAGACACGGTCACATGTACTCACTTGTCCGTGTGAAAATGGCTGTCCTTCATGTATTGGCGCGCAGGATAGTTTAGGCAATAGTAAAAAACAGGTTATGAAAATACTTGATATTTTAGTCAATGAAATGATGTGA